DNA sequence from the Cyanobacteria bacterium FACHB-DQ100 genome:
CCACTCTGCTCCATTGAGCGCTTCGATCGCGGCTTCCTCTTCTGCCTCAGTCGCCATTTCAACAAACGCAAAGCCTCGAACCCGTCCAGTCTCCCGATCAGTCGGTAATTGAACTCGCTTGACCGTTCCATGCTCAGCAAAGATTTCGCTGAGATTGTCTTGCATCACTTCGTAAGAAAGATTGCCAACATAGATCGACATAAAAAAGCTCCAGAATCACAACAATGTAGAGAGATTTAGGTTCGGAGCAACACTTACAGAAAAATAAGAAATTACAACAATCAAAAATATCGCTTC
Encoded proteins:
- a CDS encoding RNA-binding protein, producing MSIYVGNLSYEVMQDNLSEIFAEHGTVKRVQLPTDRETGRVRGFAFVEMATEAEEEAAIEALNGAEWMGRDLTVNKAKPREEKGSSGGYSRR